Proteins encoded by one window of Tunturibacter psychrotolerans:
- a CDS encoding carboxypeptidase regulatory-like domain-containing protein, with product MMLILLALPLLARGQELAGTFTGTVTDASGAVIPHATITITLNGVSGASRVVQTNESGNYTATNLSAGTYTITVSDPSFENFTDRNVILNVAQKRTVNAQLKVGGQSQTVTVEDNPVALDTESSSQAGTISGTQLRELELVNRNFQQLVTLQPGVVNLLGDQPGFGGINSVSAVSVNGARTTANNWTVDGADINDSGSNATLLNIPSVDAIQEFTLERSSYDASFGRSGGGQVLVATRSGTSAFHGSAYEFVRTANTNANNYFNNQQGVPRAADHYNNYGFTVGGPIFIPHVYNTNKTKTFFFWSEEWRKITEPSTNNVAAPTAAELGGTFYETPSQYAGTVAAVGAGCVSSYDPATGVAVANPACYSANSKVYLSQIFSKFQANATAVNPTTGFTNGTVFSSYSSLNNFRQDLVRVDHYFNDKLHFFARGMQDDAPSNLPTGLWGGANYPGVVNVGINAPGKNVVANLTWTISPKMVNEVEFAYSQGTINGTLSGAANSPSVLASLTNNLANPDPYGRIPSVSILDGSVTGVAQGSAPYFERDLDRNIFDNFSVTLGNHTIRAGFTAQQMLKTEDASEGNPNFSFNTWGDFLLGNVNQYSQASRDIVPDLRFWNTEAYVQDDWKLNHRLTLNLGLRWTRFPSPSDAKDTLVNFDPLLYKPTQAPALDSDGNFAAGQLYTPATYANGLIFPQGSACTAAQAISAQVACSPYGSTVNPNYSWNFGPRVGFAYSPFGDGKTVLRGGFGLFFDRTLNGIWEQNAFGDPPLVQTTTIVNASFDNPVGAGSAAPPALGPNALTTTGNPDFKVPSYASYNLSVQQQLAPTMMFEIAYVGSVSRHLLGELDLNQPTLSTREDNPDSPLNNIRPYLGYSDFHTRLPIFTSNYNSLQASLNIRTTRDLTLGLAYTWSKNLSDQANDRGTANTYAYNPKLDYGPSTLNEPQIFVANFVYKAPFFREQHGLTGQVLGGWELSGITTFNSGLSLTTSQTTDPFGCVADATTANGCAAGTYPGGLGMISPNADVVPRPDQVSLVHLTKSQTQWFTTSSFSSAQGHFGSSGVGSFLSPGTERIDLGLLKNFRFSERAHLQLRAEAFNLFNHTNFVGPGGSAVGGIDTTLGSGTFGQALSAHIPRTMQFSGKMYF from the coding sequence ATGATGCTAATTTTGCTTGCGCTTCCGCTTCTGGCGCGCGGGCAAGAACTGGCGGGAACCTTTACCGGCACAGTTACAGACGCGAGCGGTGCAGTAATTCCCCACGCTACTATTACGATCACGCTCAACGGAGTAAGCGGGGCCTCCCGTGTCGTGCAGACCAACGAGTCGGGCAATTACACCGCGACCAACCTCTCGGCCGGCACCTACACAATCACCGTTTCAGATCCTAGCTTTGAAAACTTCACCGATCGTAATGTGATTTTGAACGTTGCACAAAAGCGTACGGTCAACGCGCAACTAAAGGTCGGAGGCCAAAGCCAGACTGTGACCGTGGAGGATAATCCGGTCGCCCTCGATACTGAAAGCAGTTCGCAGGCTGGGACCATCTCTGGAACACAGTTGCGCGAGCTAGAGCTCGTCAACCGCAACTTTCAACAGTTAGTGACACTCCAGCCCGGCGTTGTGAATCTGCTCGGGGACCAGCCGGGATTCGGTGGGATCAATAGTGTGTCCGCTGTCTCTGTAAACGGGGCGCGCACCACGGCGAACAACTGGACGGTCGACGGCGCGGATATCAACGATAGCGGATCAAACGCCACTCTGCTTAACATCCCAAGCGTCGATGCTATTCAGGAGTTCACCCTGGAACGAAGCTCCTACGACGCCAGTTTTGGTCGTAGCGGCGGCGGTCAGGTTCTGGTTGCCACCAGATCGGGTACGAGTGCCTTTCATGGTTCTGCCTATGAGTTTGTGCGCACAGCCAACACCAACGCAAACAACTACTTCAACAACCAGCAAGGTGTTCCGCGCGCGGCGGATCACTACAACAACTACGGATTTACCGTAGGTGGACCCATTTTTATCCCACATGTTTACAACACTAATAAAACGAAGACCTTCTTCTTCTGGTCCGAGGAATGGCGCAAGATTACAGAACCCTCGACAAACAACGTCGCTGCACCTACTGCGGCAGAGTTGGGTGGAACCTTCTACGAGACTCCTAGTCAGTACGCAGGAACGGTAGCCGCCGTGGGAGCCGGTTGCGTCAGCTCGTATGACCCTGCCACTGGTGTCGCTGTGGCTAATCCCGCGTGCTATAGCGCTAATTCCAAGGTGTACCTGTCTCAGATTTTCAGTAAGTTTCAAGCGAATGCTACGGCCGTTAATCCTACCACCGGCTTTACCAATGGCACTGTGTTCAGTTCCTACTCTTCGTTGAATAATTTCCGCCAGGATCTGGTTCGCGTCGACCACTACTTCAATGACAAGCTACATTTCTTCGCACGCGGCATGCAGGATGACGCTCCGAGCAATCTGCCTACAGGTCTTTGGGGCGGAGCCAACTACCCAGGGGTTGTAAATGTGGGCATCAACGCTCCCGGAAAGAATGTGGTTGCCAATCTAACCTGGACTATCTCTCCGAAGATGGTGAATGAGGTAGAGTTTGCCTATTCGCAGGGAACTATTAACGGCACACTCTCCGGCGCGGCGAACTCTCCTTCTGTTCTTGCTTCGCTGACTAACAATCTTGCTAACCCAGACCCCTACGGCCGCATTCCGAGCGTAAGTATCCTGGACGGGTCTGTCACTGGCGTTGCACAAGGTAGCGCGCCCTACTTTGAGCGCGACCTTGATCGCAATATTTTCGACAACTTCTCGGTGACTCTGGGAAATCACACCATACGTGCGGGTTTCACGGCTCAGCAGATGTTGAAGACAGAAGACGCCTCAGAGGGTAATCCAAACTTCAGCTTCAATACCTGGGGAGATTTCCTGTTGGGGAATGTTAACCAATACTCGCAGGCCAGCCGGGATATCGTTCCCGACCTGCGGTTCTGGAACACAGAAGCGTATGTCCAGGATGACTGGAAACTCAATCACAGACTGACATTGAACCTCGGGCTCCGCTGGACAAGATTCCCATCGCCCTCCGACGCAAAAGATACGTTGGTCAACTTTGATCCGCTTTTATATAAGCCGACTCAAGCTCCGGCACTCGACAGCGACGGAAACTTCGCTGCCGGGCAACTCTACACGCCGGCGACCTACGCCAACGGCTTGATCTTTCCTCAGGGGAGTGCCTGCACGGCCGCTCAGGCGATCTCTGCGCAAGTCGCGTGTTCCCCTTATGGCAGCACCGTTAATCCGAACTATAGCTGGAACTTCGGACCTCGAGTCGGCTTTGCCTATAGCCCCTTCGGAGACGGCAAGACCGTTCTGCGCGGTGGTTTTGGACTGTTCTTTGACCGCACACTCAACGGCATCTGGGAGCAAAACGCATTTGGGGACCCGCCTCTGGTGCAGACCACGACAATCGTAAACGCATCGTTTGATAACCCGGTGGGTGCCGGTTCTGCTGCTCCACCTGCTCTGGGACCGAACGCGCTGACGACTACCGGGAACCCAGATTTCAAGGTTCCTTCGTATGCTTCCTACAATCTCTCGGTGCAGCAGCAATTGGCTCCAACGATGATGTTTGAAATAGCCTATGTCGGGTCAGTATCACGGCACCTGTTGGGTGAGTTGGATCTCAATCAGCCGACACTCTCCACCAGGGAAGATAATCCAGACTCTCCTCTCAACAACATTCGCCCCTATTTGGGCTACTCGGACTTCCATACCAGGCTGCCCATCTTCACTTCAAACTACAACTCGCTGCAGGCATCGCTCAATATTCGGACGACGCGCGACCTGACCCTTGGCCTCGCGTACACCTGGTCGAAGAACCTCTCAGATCAGGCCAACGATCGTGGTACTGCCAACACCTATGCCTATAACCCGAAGTTGGACTACGGGCCTTCTACGTTGAATGAGCCGCAAATATTCGTCGCCAATTTCGTCTACAAAGCGCCCTTCTTCCGCGAGCAGCATGGACTGACTGGCCAAGTACTCGGCGGTTGGGAGCTCTCGGGAATCACGACCTTTAACTCTGGGCTTTCTTTGACCACTTCTCAGACTACCGATCCGTTTGGCTGTGTCGCGGATGCTACAACTGCGAATGGGTGCGCTGCCGGAACGTATCCCGGTGGTTTGGGGATGATCAGTCCGAATGCGGATGTTGTGCCGCGGCCTGATCAGGTCTCTCTCGTTCACCTTACTAAGAGTCAGACCCAATGGTTCACTACCAGCTCGTTCTCCAGTGCTCAGGGTCACTTCGGCAGTAGCGGAGTTGGAAGTTTCCTCAGCCCAGGAACCGAAAGAATTGACCTGGGCCTGTTAAAGAACTTCAGGTTCAGCGAGAGAGCCCACCTTCAACTCCGTGCAGAGGCCTTCAATCTCTTCAATCACACTAACTTCGTCGGGCCAGGTGGATCTGCAGTCGGCGGAATCGATACTACTCTGGGAAGCGGCACCTTTGGACAAGCCCTAAGCGCTCATATACCGCGCACCATGCAGTTCAGCGGGAAGATGTACTTCTGA
- a CDS encoding L-lactate dehydrogenase gives MPSHRTRITVIGCGHVGTSCAYAILQNHLAREIVLIGDSENHVHGEALDLQQAVPLGTPVKIFAGTYKDAATSSIVIMTVGTPGKFSGSRLDMLAGNAVIVRSCLGKLMAEGFDGVLIIATNPLDVLTYIAQTESGLPASQIIGTGTLLDSERLRHILGEKLNVDARSVHAAIIGEHGDSSVAVWSAAQVAGIPLALYPGAESLPSQEEILTSVHRAGPDVAMLKGNTCFAIAACVTRICEAILRDERSVLIVSTMLTGQYGLRDVSLSTPCIVGSCGVETVLELRLNEDEQRSLEASAAVLKHAYAQLTKGAA, from the coding sequence ATGCCGTCCCATCGCACCCGCATCACCGTCATTGGTTGTGGTCACGTCGGAACAAGCTGCGCCTATGCCATACTCCAAAATCACCTGGCACGAGAGATCGTCCTCATCGGCGACTCCGAAAATCACGTTCATGGCGAAGCGCTCGATCTACAGCAGGCTGTACCGCTTGGCACCCCGGTAAAGATCTTCGCCGGAACGTATAAGGATGCAGCTACAAGCTCGATTGTGATCATGACTGTCGGCACGCCGGGCAAATTCAGCGGCTCGCGTCTCGACATGTTGGCAGGCAACGCTGTCATCGTCCGCAGTTGCCTCGGCAAGCTTATGGCGGAAGGTTTTGACGGCGTGCTCATCATCGCCACCAACCCCTTGGATGTTCTTACTTACATTGCTCAAACAGAGTCGGGACTACCCGCGAGCCAGATCATCGGCACGGGCACGCTCCTCGACAGCGAACGACTCCGTCACATCCTCGGGGAAAAATTAAATGTCGACGCGCGCTCCGTTCACGCTGCCATCATCGGCGAACATGGTGACTCCTCGGTCGCGGTGTGGAGCGCAGCGCAGGTCGCAGGCATCCCACTTGCTCTCTATCCTGGAGCTGAGTCGCTTCCGTCTCAGGAGGAGATCCTAACCAGTGTCCATCGCGCCGGTCCCGACGTTGCCATGCTCAAAGGCAACACTTGCTTTGCCATTGCGGCATGCGTGACGCGCATCTGCGAAGCAATTCTGCGCGACGAACGTTCTGTTCTCATCGTCTCAACTATGCTGACCGGTCAGTATGGCCTCAGAGATGTATCGCTCAGCACGCCCTGCATCGTGGGTAGCTGCGGTGTCGAGACGGTTCTTGAACTGCGCCTCAACGAAGACGAGCAGAGATCGCTCGAAGCCTCTGCAGCGGTGCTGAAGCATGCCTACGCACAACTCACCAAGGGCGCCGCTTAA
- a CDS encoding alpha/beta hydrolase — MYLRLSFDARPRRSYCIAFPTRDAGRSARKLYSLISEPEVSNLWMDPAFASLVKQPREGFNDVGVLREATVAARQETSSRLLDFDLEIEDRDIPPHGEEKTVVPVRIYRRRNVESPSPVLLYLHGGGFFCGDLFSEQLQCAQYALNAQCAVICVAYRLAPENPFPAALSDCYRALQFVWDHSQALKLDRDLIAVGGSSAGANLAAAVALLARDRGGPKICFQLLLIPALDDRLETDSAVQLTDTPGFARSEAEVMWRWYLGETRQDVSPYAAPARAKDLSGLPASYILCAGLDPLRDEGLSYANRLTESGVAVELHLVPSIPHGFASIPSAVVSERLLSEQVAVLRSAFARESTL; from the coding sequence ATGTATTTGCGGCTCTCTTTCGACGCGCGCCCGAGGCGCTCTTACTGCATTGCCTTCCCGACAAGAGATGCTGGACGTAGTGCAAGAAAACTCTATAGTTTGATTTCGGAGCCTGAAGTGTCGAATCTATGGATGGACCCCGCGTTCGCATCGCTTGTTAAACAACCGAGAGAAGGGTTTAACGACGTAGGGGTTCTGCGTGAAGCCACCGTTGCTGCACGGCAGGAAACTTCGTCACGGCTTTTAGATTTTGACCTTGAGATTGAAGATCGTGATATCCCCCCACACGGCGAAGAGAAGACAGTTGTACCGGTGAGAATCTATCGCAGAAGGAACGTGGAGAGTCCATCCCCGGTACTGCTCTACCTTCATGGCGGTGGTTTCTTTTGCGGGGATCTCTTTTCTGAACAACTGCAATGTGCCCAGTATGCTCTGAATGCGCAGTGTGCTGTCATATGTGTTGCCTACAGACTCGCTCCCGAGAATCCTTTCCCAGCTGCGCTTAGTGACTGTTACCGAGCGCTTCAGTTTGTCTGGGATCATAGCCAAGCGCTAAAGCTTGATCGGGATCTCATAGCGGTAGGAGGCTCGAGCGCGGGCGCGAACCTCGCCGCTGCGGTCGCGCTTCTTGCACGCGATCGTGGCGGGCCGAAGATATGCTTTCAACTGCTCCTGATACCTGCCTTGGATGACCGCCTGGAGACAGACTCTGCAGTTCAACTCACCGATACGCCGGGCTTTGCCAGGTCCGAGGCCGAGGTTATGTGGCGTTGGTATCTGGGCGAAACCCGTCAGGATGTCTCCCCCTATGCGGCACCGGCACGAGCGAAAGACCTGTCTGGCCTCCCTGCGTCGTACATTCTTTGTGCAGGCCTCGATCCACTGCGAGATGAGGGTCTTAGCTACGCAAATCGTCTGACTGAATCAGGGGTGGCTGTGGAGCTCCACTTAGTGCCATCTATCCCCCATGGGTTTGCCAGTATTCCCTCTGCAGTAGTCTCGGAACGTCTCTTGAGCGAACAAGTTGCCGTGTTGCGAAGCGCATTCGCTCGAGAGAGCACCTTGTGA
- a CDS encoding ROK family protein has translation MSAPTVANVISDLDDLGLIQWIGEGVSGGGRPPENLRFNADYGCVAGVDVTADALRILLTDLNGTLLDEQSEALPKEARSPDDVIGVLRSSLKAMMQRRNLSSKKLVAMTVGVAGITNAKDGIVISVSDSGSWRNVALRDLLREHFACALFVENDTNLAALGEHFRGVAQAEESFVFIGVGSGVGAGIFLNGQIVHGASWSAGEIGYLRVPNVSSMQPSLYDFGALEQVLGGPGILKSWNAVSSKSSQKTKLRKASKVFDLALEGDPLAQKIALQRARLLKDVILNLSLILNPNLFVVGGDLGAHAALLQPTVEMLQKSEVAVASVLPSSLGNSAVAWGGIAVSMQNSEQTLLGN, from the coding sequence ATGAGCGCTCCTACGGTTGCAAATGTCATATCCGACCTCGATGATCTAGGTCTCATTCAGTGGATCGGAGAGGGCGTATCAGGTGGGGGGCGCCCGCCAGAAAACCTACGTTTTAACGCTGACTACGGTTGTGTCGCTGGGGTCGATGTCACTGCAGACGCCCTTCGAATCCTGCTTACTGATCTCAACGGAACTCTTCTCGATGAGCAAAGCGAGGCTTTACCGAAGGAGGCACGTAGCCCTGATGATGTCATCGGAGTGCTGCGCAGTTCGCTGAAGGCGATGATGCAGAGACGCAATCTGTCGTCAAAGAAGTTAGTTGCGATGACCGTCGGCGTTGCCGGAATTACGAATGCAAAAGATGGCATAGTTATCTCTGTCAGCGATTCAGGCTCTTGGAGAAACGTTGCGCTGCGGGATCTGCTGAGAGAGCATTTTGCATGCGCCCTCTTCGTCGAAAACGATACTAACCTTGCTGCACTTGGTGAACACTTTCGCGGTGTAGCTCAAGCGGAAGAGAGCTTCGTCTTTATCGGGGTCGGATCGGGTGTCGGCGCCGGTATATTTCTCAACGGACAGATAGTACACGGGGCAAGTTGGTCGGCTGGAGAAATCGGCTATCTTCGAGTCCCAAACGTCTCAAGCATGCAGCCATCGCTATACGATTTCGGCGCGCTTGAGCAGGTGTTAGGGGGCCCTGGCATTCTGAAGAGCTGGAATGCAGTCAGTAGCAAGTCCAGCCAAAAAACCAAGCTGCGAAAAGCGAGCAAAGTCTTTGACCTTGCGCTCGAAGGCGACCCGCTCGCGCAAAAAATTGCGCTGCAACGCGCTCGCTTGCTCAAGGATGTAATCCTCAATCTCTCCCTCATCCTGAATCCAAATCTTTTTGTAGTTGGAGGGGATCTAGGCGCTCATGCGGCCCTGTTGCAGCCAACTGTGGAGATGCTGCAAAAGAGCGAAGTAGCTGTGGCCAGCGTGCTTCCAAGTAGTCTTGGAAATTCGGCGGTTGCGTGGGGTGGCATAGCGGTGTCAATGCAAAATTCGGAACAAACGCTCCTAGGCAATTAG
- a CDS encoding GntR family transcriptional regulator, giving the protein MYFQIQRALVEKIHSGELREGDLLTSEWQLARAYHVSRVTAREALHGLKTSGYASSLRGRGTFVTKPKREKPLTQLRGFTEEIAERGMVPASRLLEQKVIDATAELAESLEVRVGSPVMRLRRLRLADGIPMAIEKTYISLSHFPGIQQINFGEQSLYQTLRDQFSVHVAWAAETIEILPATREESRLLKIPEKTSVLSISRNTITEDRVPIEVTVSRYRADRYRALIYIPATAIRIGATIYKED; this is encoded by the coding sequence TTGTACTTTCAGATTCAGCGTGCGCTGGTCGAAAAAATTCATTCGGGAGAATTGAGGGAAGGAGATCTTTTAACTTCGGAGTGGCAGTTGGCGCGCGCCTATCACGTCAGCCGAGTGACGGCGCGCGAGGCTTTGCATGGGCTAAAAACTAGCGGCTATGCCTCAAGTCTAAGAGGGCGCGGGACCTTCGTCACGAAACCAAAACGCGAAAAACCTCTGACACAGCTGCGCGGCTTTACAGAGGAGATCGCGGAACGCGGCATGGTCCCAGCTTCGCGCTTGCTGGAGCAGAAAGTTATCGATGCGACCGCCGAACTTGCCGAAAGCCTCGAAGTTCGAGTGGGATCACCAGTGATGAGACTTCGCCGCCTCCGACTGGCGGACGGCATTCCCATGGCAATTGAGAAAACTTACATCTCACTCAGCCACTTTCCGGGCATTCAACAGATCAACTTCGGGGAACAGTCGCTTTATCAAACACTCCGTGACCAGTTTAGCGTGCACGTAGCTTGGGCGGCCGAGACAATCGAAATCCTGCCGGCGACACGCGAAGAGTCCAGACTGCTAAAAATCCCTGAAAAAACAAGTGTCTTGTCAATCTCGCGAAACACAATAACAGAGGATCGTGTGCCCATAGAGGTTACCGTGTCCCGATACCGTGCGGACCGCTATCGGGCCCTGATTTATATTCCCGCGACGGCGATTCGCATAGGCGCGACCATCTATAAAGAGGATTAG
- a CDS encoding glycosyl hydrolase family 18 protein: protein MKRAVFPLFLILSMIACWQPTRASAQTIPNWAVGVSYSVGSLVMYQGVEYKALQANVSEVGWDPIDAPALWQQVSGGSSCTTIPSTPTGLTASGTTSSGTNLSWSAVTTPTGCSVSYKVLQGATAIGTPTTTSDAVTGLSASTAYSFTVEATDAAGTSAASSPVSVTTTTSSGGTGGSCSTPWSATTVYTGGMTASLGGQNYVANFWTQNQSPASNSGPAGSGLPWTATGACSSCTTVPSVPTGLAASGTTSTGTNLAWTAVSAPAGCSVSYKVLQGGTSIATPTAASDVVTGLTPSTTYGFTVEATDAAGTSAASTALSVKTSPSSCTTVPSAPTGLTASGATSSTANLSWTAVSAPSGCTISYSISGGTSTLTSSVPSDTESGLAPSTSYTFTVVATDFAGTSPGTSVSVTTTAPTTLVVGGWFEEWSIYYAGYNIANMQTNGVANKLTHLFYAFSGMTAPTSATAACVIADSYADYQKLGVPQVTGPYSGAGGVYGNFGAIQQLKAANPNLKAIISIGGASAAAVSAFTTAASTAAGRTALASSCINIFIQGNIASGVTAPGLFDGINIDWEFPTPTDTTNFTALLTEFRRQLTALSTTTGKTYLLTYDAPAGPSDANNPGGFDTIDIPGTFAQSDFVTIDGYNYAGDWELATNDASPIYDDAADPLNGTGNTIDATVNYYLAKGVPAYKYTMGFPAYGAGWTGGLNSTNCGEYQNATQVSPVPNANGVGLCSTGNNQSSPAAGCDPILTNGLATYATIKNLLSNGYTACYDSTRIATSAFNLSTQTVFSYDDATSIAAKATYIKAHGLGGGYVWAVKDDDANGTIVKALAAGLNP from the coding sequence ATGAAACGTGCAGTATTCCCGCTATTTCTGATCTTAAGCATGATCGCATGTTGGCAGCCCACGAGGGCATCAGCGCAGACGATTCCCAATTGGGCAGTCGGCGTGTCTTACTCCGTCGGATCGCTGGTGATGTATCAAGGCGTCGAATACAAAGCTCTCCAAGCCAATGTCTCCGAAGTCGGTTGGGATCCCATCGACGCGCCAGCCCTTTGGCAGCAGGTCAGCGGTGGTAGCTCCTGCACAACCATACCCAGCACTCCAACTGGCCTAACGGCTTCCGGCACGACCAGTTCCGGCACAAACCTCAGTTGGTCTGCAGTGACAACTCCCACCGGGTGCAGCGTTAGCTACAAAGTATTGCAGGGTGCAACTGCAATCGGCACACCCACCACAACATCCGATGCAGTAACTGGACTTTCTGCTTCCACCGCTTACAGCTTCACGGTGGAAGCCACCGACGCAGCCGGTACATCAGCAGCTAGTTCCCCCGTTAGCGTAACGACCACAACAAGCTCAGGCGGCACTGGAGGCTCGTGCAGCACGCCATGGAGCGCCACCACCGTGTATACGGGGGGAATGACAGCCAGCCTTGGAGGCCAGAACTACGTCGCGAATTTCTGGACGCAGAATCAGAGTCCGGCATCCAACAGCGGGCCCGCGGGCAGTGGCCTACCCTGGACTGCGACGGGCGCCTGTTCGAGCTGCACAACTGTGCCAAGTGTTCCCACTGGATTGGCGGCTTCGGGTACGACGAGCACCGGCACAAACCTGGCTTGGACTGCAGTCTCCGCTCCGGCTGGCTGTAGTGTCAGCTACAAAGTATTGCAGGGCGGAACCTCCATTGCCACGCCAACGGCGGCCTCCGATGTTGTGACGGGCCTCACTCCTTCAACGACCTACGGCTTTACCGTCGAGGCGACAGATGCTGCCGGTACATCGGCGGCGAGCACCGCTCTCAGTGTAAAAACCTCTCCAAGCTCCTGCACGACCGTGCCCAGCGCCCCAACGGGATTGACGGCATCGGGCGCGACCAGCTCAACCGCAAACCTCAGCTGGACAGCAGTCTCTGCTCCTTCTGGTTGCACGATCAGCTATTCGATCTCGGGAGGGACATCTACTCTAACATCTTCCGTTCCGTCTGATACTGAAAGCGGGCTGGCTCCATCCACTAGCTACACCTTTACAGTCGTTGCTACAGACTTTGCAGGCACCTCCCCTGGAACGTCGGTAAGCGTCACGACAACCGCACCAACTACCTTGGTCGTTGGCGGATGGTTTGAAGAATGGAGCATTTATTACGCCGGCTACAACATTGCGAACATGCAAACCAATGGGGTTGCGAATAAGCTCACGCACCTCTTCTACGCTTTCAGCGGTATGACTGCGCCGACTTCTGCGACCGCAGCATGCGTCATCGCCGATTCGTATGCTGACTACCAGAAACTAGGCGTGCCTCAGGTAACTGGGCCCTACAGTGGAGCTGGAGGTGTTTATGGAAACTTCGGCGCAATCCAACAACTCAAGGCGGCTAATCCTAATCTGAAAGCGATCATCTCTATAGGCGGCGCATCCGCTGCAGCAGTGTCGGCCTTCACAACCGCCGCCAGTACCGCCGCCGGACGCACAGCACTTGCCAGCTCTTGCATCAATATCTTTATCCAAGGCAATATAGCTTCGGGCGTCACTGCTCCCGGCCTATTCGATGGGATTAACATCGACTGGGAGTTTCCGACACCGACGGACACGACTAACTTCACCGCATTGTTGACAGAGTTTCGCAGGCAACTTACCGCCTTGTCGACAACCACTGGCAAAACGTATCTTTTGACCTACGACGCACCCGCGGGTCCGTCGGACGCCAATAACCCAGGGGGGTTCGATACGATCGATATCCCAGGCACCTTCGCTCAATCGGATTTCGTAACCATCGATGGCTACAACTATGCCGGAGACTGGGAATTAGCAACTAATGACGCATCCCCTATCTACGATGATGCTGCCGATCCTCTAAATGGAACCGGCAACACGATCGATGCAACGGTGAACTACTACCTCGCAAAGGGCGTACCAGCCTACAAATACACCATGGGCTTCCCGGCTTATGGTGCTGGGTGGACTGGCGGACTTAACAGTACAAACTGTGGGGAATATCAGAACGCGACACAGGTTTCCCCTGTTCCCAACGCGAATGGGGTTGGTCTTTGCTCGACGGGAAACAATCAAAGTTCACCGGCAGCAGGATGCGACCCGATACTAACGAATGGTCTTGCAACCTATGCAACAATCAAGAACCTTTTGAGCAACGGTTACACCGCTTGCTATGACTCCACTAGGATCGCTACTTCAGCGTTCAATCTATCCACACAGACAGTCTTCAGCTATGATGACGCTACTTCAATAGCCGCGAAGGCGACTTACATCAAGGCGCATGGACTTGGTGGCGGGTATGTGTGGGCAGTAAAAGACGACGATGCGAACGGCACAATTGTAAAAGCACTTGCTGCAGGTCTGAATCCATAG
- a CDS encoding tetratricopeptide repeat protein: protein MPLARLGLLEARQGHLPQAIVFYRKAMALKPNMPGLRLNLGLALFKDGQYKEAIQIFTSLLKSQAPSSPEKQRLNVLVGMSHYGLAEYAAAVPYLKQAADHDTQNLPLLLALAHSCLLSKQYPCVLDVYHRMIAQNAESAEADMLVGEALDEMKDTNGATREFRAAVQANPKEPNAHFGLGYLLWTQLQFQEASREFQAELENTPDYSKAMLYLADSDIKLNRNEDARPLLERVVAMEPTNSMGLLDLGIVYAEANRKEDALREFKAVAALTPDDVNVHMWLGRLYRSTGNASEAKIEFDKAKSLNRSTHDALITVMSKASEKDKMSSSETPAN from the coding sequence GTGCCTCTCGCCCGGTTGGGTCTTCTTGAAGCTCGCCAGGGACATCTTCCCCAGGCAATTGTCTTCTATCGCAAGGCCATGGCGCTCAAGCCGAACATGCCCGGCCTGCGTTTGAACCTGGGCTTGGCGCTCTTCAAGGATGGTCAATATAAAGAAGCTATTCAGATCTTCACTTCCTTGCTCAAGTCGCAGGCGCCCTCCTCGCCCGAGAAGCAGCGTTTAAATGTTCTCGTCGGAATGTCGCATTACGGTCTCGCAGAATACGCGGCTGCAGTCCCCTACCTGAAGCAGGCAGCGGATCACGACACACAGAATCTTCCGTTGCTTCTGGCTCTTGCGCATAGCTGTTTATTGTCGAAGCAATACCCTTGCGTTCTCGATGTCTATCACCGCATGATCGCGCAAAACGCCGAGTCGGCTGAGGCCGACATGCTCGTCGGCGAAGCATTAGACGAGATGAAAGACACCAACGGAGCAACGAGGGAATTTCGCGCCGCAGTTCAGGCGAATCCAAAGGAGCCGAACGCGCATTTCGGCTTGGGCTACTTGTTATGGACGCAACTCCAGTTTCAGGAAGCTTCCCGGGAGTTTCAAGCCGAGTTAGAGAATACCCCCGACTACTCCAAAGCAATGCTCTACCTCGCTGATTCAGATATCAAATTAAACAGGAATGAAGATGCGAGGCCGTTATTGGAAAGGGTGGTGGCGATGGAGCCCACGAACTCCATGGGCCTTCTCGATCTAGGAATTGTCTATGCCGAGGCTAATCGTAAAGAGGATGCGTTGCGCGAATTCAAAGCGGTCGCCGCGCTCACTCCTGATGATGTGAACGTTCACATGTGGCTTGGTCGTCTCTACCGATCCACGGGGAATGCTAGTGAAGCGAAAATAGAATTCGACAAAGCCAAGAGTCTTAACAGGTCCACTCACGACGCGCTCATCACGGTGATGTCCAAGGCTAGCGAAAAAGATAAAATGTCTTCGTCAGAGACACCTGCCAATTAG